The stretch of DNA GGCTGTGCAAGAAGCCGGGCACGTACGCATACGAGGATCTGTTCAAGCCGGGCCAACAGGTGGACCGCGTGTACCGGCTGCGGTGCGTGGAAGCGTGGTCGATGGTGATTCCGTGGAACGGCTACGTGCTGGCGGACATCCTGAAGCGGTTCGAGCCGGCGCCGGGCGCGAAGTACGTGAAGTTCACCACGCTGTACGACCCGGCGCAGATGCCGGGGCAGCGGCGGAGCGTGCTCCAGTGGCCGTATGTGGAAGGGCTGCGCATGGACGAAGCGATGCACCCGCTGACGCTGCTCGCGACCGGGCTGTACGGCAAACCGCTGCCCAACCAGGATGGCGCGCCGGTGCGGTTGGTGGTGCCGTGGAAGTACGGCTTCAAGGGCATCAAGGCGATCGTGAAGATCGAGTTCGTGGATGCGCAGCCGGCCACGGCGTGGATGCTGGCGGCACCCGACGAATACGGATTCTACGCCAACGTGAATCCCACGGTGGACCATCCGCGGTGGACGCAGGCGGTGGAGCGGCGGATCGGCGAGTTCCGCCGCCGTCCGACACTGATGTTCAACGGATACGGCGACCAGGTGGCGTCGCTGTACGCGGGCATGGATCTGAGGAAGAACTTCTGACGCTCTCGCAGGCGCTGGGGCGCCAGCGCTGGCTGAAACCGGTGGTGTTCGCGGCGTGTCTGATTCCCGCCGGCGATCTCGCGTGGCGGGCGCTTCGTCCCGACGGTCTGGGGGTGAATCCGATCGAAGAGGCGGAGATCTTCACCGGGCTCTGGACGCTGCGCTTTCTGGCCATCACGCTCGGCGTGACGCCGGCGCGCCGGCTGCTCCATCTGGGCTTCCTGGCCAGGTACCGGCGGATGTTCGGGCTGTTCACGTTCTTCTACGCGTGCGTGCACCTCTCGATGTGGGTGGGGGTGGACTGGTTCTTCGCGTGGGGGCTGATGGGCGGGGAGATCGTGAAGCACCGATACATCCTGGTGGGGATGGCGAGTTTCGTGCTGCTCGTGCCGCTCGCCCTCACGTCCACCAACGGGTGGGTGCGCCGGTTGGGGGGCCAGCGGTGGGCGCGCTTGCACCAACTGATCTACGCAATCGCGATCGGGGGGACGGTCCACTACCTTTGGGCCGTGAAGAAGGACACGCTGTTCCCGCTCGTGTACCTGGCCGTATTCATCGCGCTGCTCGCCTATCGCGTGATCGCGCGCTGGGGTCCGCGACGGGCCTCCCCGACCAAGGCTGCCCCGAGTGTCGCGAACGCCGCCGGTTCCCAGCGCAGCGAATAGCCCGTACGAGTGCTTCGCCATCGCGGCGCCGGGCCTCGAGCCTCTGGTGGCGGGGGAGCTGACGGCACTGGGGGAAGCGCCGCGCCCGGAGGCGGGCGGGGTCGCGTGGACGGGGGACGCCGCGTCGCTGTGCCGCGCCAACCTGTGGCTCCGTTCGGCCAGCCGCGTCGTGG from Gemmatimonadaceae bacterium encodes:
- the msrP gene encoding protein-methionine-sulfoxide reductase catalytic subunit MsrP — translated: MLIKKPDDVPFSEITPEREYLNRRTFLKLAGGVGAIAAGSALAPHLLRSALVSGAGAQEDKLNSWDQITSYNNYYEFGTDKADPKEYSQQFRTHPWSIAVSGLCKKPGTYAYEDLFKPGQQVDRVYRLRCVEAWSMVIPWNGYVLADILKRFEPAPGAKYVKFTTLYDPAQMPGQRRSVLQWPYVEGLRMDEAMHPLTLLATGLYGKPLPNQDGAPVRLVVPWKYGFKGIKAIVKIEFVDAQPATAWMLAAPDEYGFYANVNPTVDHPRWTQAVERRIGEFRRRPTLMFNGYGDQVASLYAGMDLRKNF
- a CDS encoding protein-methionine-sulfoxide reductase heme-binding subunit MsrQ; this encodes MVFAACLIPAGDLAWRALRPDGLGVNPIEEAEIFTGLWTLRFLAITLGVTPARRLLHLGFLARYRRMFGLFTFFYACVHLSMWVGVDWFFAWGLMGGEIVKHRYILVGMASFVLLVPLALTSTNGWVRRLGGQRWARLHQLIYAIAIGGTVHYLWAVKKDTLFPLVYLAVFIALLAYRVIARWGPRRASPTKAAPSVANAAGSQRSE